AAAAAAACCTAACTCCGCGCTTAGGAAGGTCGCTAGGATAAGGCTTACAAACGGCATAGAGGTCACAGGATACATACCCGGAGAAGGACACACGCTACAGGAGCACTCCGTTGTGCTCGTCAGGGGGGGCAGGGTGAAAGATCTTCCCGGAGTGAGATACCACATAGTCAGGGGAACTCTTGACTCAACTGGAGTTGAGAACAGAAGAAACGGGAGATCCAAGTACGGAGCCAAAAAGCCTAAGTAACGGGCGGGAAGCAGCAAATGCCGAGAAAAGGTAGGGTAGCAAGAAGAAAACTGGCTCCGGATTCCAGAACTGGAGATCCGTTAGTCGCCAAGTTTATAAACAGCCTGATGTATGACGGCAAGAAGAGCAAGGCGGAAAAAATCTTCTACGATTCTCTCGACAGAATAAGCGAAAAAACCGGAAAAGACCCGCTTGAAGTCTTTCACGATGCTCTTGACAAGGTGAAGCCCTCGGTCGAGGTAAGGTCAAGACGCGTCGGCGGAGCTAACTACCAGGTTCCCATGGAAGTGAGTTCCTTCAGAAGGCAGTCCCTTGGGATCAGATGGCTCATAAATTCCTCCCGCTCAAGATCAGAAAAATCGATGGTAGACAAGCTTTCTTCGGAAATAATTGACGCCCATAACAACAGGGGCAACGCCGTGAAGAAGAAAGAAGATGTTCACAGAATGGCCGAGGCCAACAGGGCCTTTGCCCACTACAGGTGGTAATTCCCCGGAGGATTAAGGTGTCAGAACAGATATTCCCCATAGACAGGGTGAGAAACATCGGAATTGTTGCTCACATAGATGCTGGAAAGACCACCACTACTGAAAGAATACTTTTCTATACTGGCATAACCTACAAAATCGGCGAGGTGCACGAAGGCGCGGCGACCATGGACTGGATGGAGCAGGAGCGCGAAAGGGGCATCACCATTACTTCCGCTACCACTACGTGTTTCTGGAAAGACTGCAGGATAAACATCATAGATACTCCCGGCCACGTTGATTTCACCATAGAGGTTGAAAGATCGCTCAAGGTGCTCGACGGAGCAGTGGTTGTGTTTGACTGCGTCGGAGGAGTCGAACCTCAGACCGAGACGGTTTGGGGACAGGCCGACCGGTATTCAGTTCCAAGAATGTGTTTTGTGAACAAGATGGACAGGGTCGGGGCGGATTTCTACAAGGTCGTGGACCAGATAATTGAAAGGCTTAACGCCAATCCCGTGTGTCTTCAGATTCCCTGGTTTGACGGCGACGACTTCACCGGAATAGTTGACCTGATAAGGATGAAAATGGCGGTCTGGGACGGGGAGAGCCTTGGGGCCAAGTTTGAATTCATAGATATTCCCGAGGACACCAAGGAGCAGGCGGCCGAGTACAGGGAGAAACTTATAGAAGCCCTCTCGGATAACGACGAGGAGATAATGGAGCTTTATCTCGACGGGGAGGATATCCCCGAAGAGATGATCCGGAAATCCATAAGACGACAGACAATCGACGCGACCATAGTCCCGGTTATGCTGGGATCGGCTTTTAAGAACAAGGGAGTGCAGCTCCTGCTTGACGCCGTTGTGGAATACATGCCTGCTCCCGTGGATCTGCCACCGGTAAAAGGCATTCATCCCAAAACCGATGAGGAAGTCGAAAGAACCCCCGACAAAGAAGAGCCCTTCTCCGCGCTTGCGTTTAAGATCATGTCGGACCCGTTCGTCGGCCAGCTTACCTACCTTCGGGTTTATTCAGGCAAACTGAAATCAGGTACCACCGTCTACAATTCATCCAATCTTAAAAACGAAAAAATCGGAAGACTTCTTCGCATGCACGCGGAAAAACGCGAGGATATAAAAGAGGTTGAGGCCGGTGGTATAGCGGCCGCGGTTGGGCTTAAGAACACTCTTACGGGCGATACCCTGTGCTCGGATTCAAAACCCGTGATACTTGAGAGTCTTCATATCTCGGATCCGGTAATTTCGATTGCAATAGAACCTAAGTCAAACGCCGACCAGGAGAGACTCGGTCTCTCGCTTAGCAAGCTTGCAATGGAGGATCCTTCCTTCAAGGTGAAAACCGATGAGGAGACCCGTCAGACGGTGATTTCCGGCATGGGGGAGCTTCACCTTGAGATAATCGTCGACAGGCTTAAAAGGGAATTCAAGGTCGATGCGAATGTAGGGAGGCCTCAGGTTGCTTACAGGGAGACGATAACCGGCACTTCTCAAACCGAAGGGAAGTACATAAGACAGACCGGTGGGCGTGGTCAGTACGGCCACGTGAAGATAAGGGTGGAGCCTCTTGAGAGGGGTGAAGGATTTCAGTTCAACGATCAGATAAAGGGAGGGGTGATTCCCAAGGAG
The DNA window shown above is from Candidatus Dadabacteria bacterium and carries:
- the rpsL gene encoding 30S ribosomal protein S12; the protein is MPTISQLLNKGRETVKKKSKARALQRCPQRRGVCVRVYTTTPKKPNSALRKVARIRLTNGIEVTGYIPGEGHTLQEHSVVLVRGGRVKDLPGVRYHIVRGTLDSTGVENRRNGRSKYGAKKPK
- the rpsG gene encoding 30S ribosomal protein S7, whose amino-acid sequence is MPRKGRVARRKLAPDSRTGDPLVAKFINSLMYDGKKSKAEKIFYDSLDRISEKTGKDPLEVFHDALDKVKPSVEVRSRRVGGANYQVPMEVSSFRRQSLGIRWLINSSRSRSEKSMVDKLSSEIIDAHNNRGNAVKKKEDVHRMAEANRAFAHYRW
- the fusA gene encoding elongation factor G gives rise to the protein MSEQIFPIDRVRNIGIVAHIDAGKTTTTERILFYTGITYKIGEVHEGAATMDWMEQERERGITITSATTTCFWKDCRINIIDTPGHVDFTIEVERSLKVLDGAVVVFDCVGGVEPQTETVWGQADRYSVPRMCFVNKMDRVGADFYKVVDQIIERLNANPVCLQIPWFDGDDFTGIVDLIRMKMAVWDGESLGAKFEFIDIPEDTKEQAAEYREKLIEALSDNDEEIMELYLDGEDIPEEMIRKSIRRQTIDATIVPVMLGSAFKNKGVQLLLDAVVEYMPAPVDLPPVKGIHPKTDEEVERTPDKEEPFSALAFKIMSDPFVGQLTYLRVYSGKLKSGTTVYNSSNLKNEKIGRLLRMHAEKREDIKEVEAGGIAAAVGLKNTLTGDTLCSDSKPVILESLHISDPVISIAIEPKSNADQERLGLSLSKLAMEDPSFKVKTDEETRQTVISGMGELHLEIIVDRLKREFKVDANVGRPQVAYRETITGTSQTEGKYIRQTGGRGQYGHVKIRVEPLERGEGFQFNDQIKGGVIPKEFIPAVEKGIVEAMDTGVVSGYPVVDVAVTLYDGSFHDVDSSEIAFKIAGSMAFKEAIHKSSPVVLEPVMKLEVVVPEAHMGTVIGDLSSRRGRVSSTEMRGAMQAVKAEVPLGEMFGYATHLRSMTEGRGLFTMEFSHYFALPANIAEELKQAANVS